A region from the Candidatus Electrothrix scaldis genome encodes:
- a CDS encoding phage tail sheath C-terminal domain-containing protein yields the protein MGVMKTPGVYIVEKNAFPNSVVEVATAVPVFIGYTEFADNKGKPLSNKAWRITSMAEFVSYFGGPPMPSFSLSEPGGGDAATADAGEEGEGAATGGADNATANFSMGINRKTRNFSFFQQKGPKGGKYLLYRSMQLFFQNGGSTCYIVSVGDYSQDVEADKLRAGIKELLKEQEPTMVVIPEAVLLDKDNCISVQQAALAHCGGKMRNRITILDIYDGWKDRNHPDGNCIDEFRNALGINYLDFATAYYPWLNTTIVQDNELGYVNFDEKEELMRLIREELKLPEDLDKGSVKEQQQNKAIQSIGYTDEEWQKQIAQDTDKEASDITEDEIEQHKVLLNKSLIAMSPAFNSLLAEMKSQLNLLPPAAAMAGIYTMVDNSRGVWKAPANVSLNAVISPTVNITHDDQEDLNVTTQGKSINAIRPFIGEGTLVWGARTLDGNSLDWRYVNVRRTMIMLEESIRLASKAYVFENNTANTWVTIKSMISNFLTGIWKRGGLAGAAPADAFSVHVGLGDTMTPEDILEGIMRITVLVALIRPAEFIEITFQQQMQKS from the coding sequence ATGGGCGTAATGAAAACCCCAGGCGTGTATATTGTTGAAAAAAACGCCTTTCCTAACTCAGTTGTCGAGGTTGCAACCGCAGTGCCGGTCTTTATCGGTTACACAGAATTTGCTGACAATAAGGGAAAGCCATTATCAAATAAAGCGTGGCGGATTACCTCAATGGCAGAGTTTGTTAGCTATTTTGGGGGCCCTCCAATGCCTAGTTTCTCTCTTTCTGAACCAGGAGGAGGAGACGCCGCGACGGCAGATGCGGGAGAAGAGGGAGAGGGGGCAGCTACTGGAGGAGCAGACAATGCAACAGCCAACTTTTCTATGGGAATTAACCGGAAAACAAGAAATTTTTCCTTTTTCCAACAAAAAGGGCCAAAGGGAGGAAAATATCTCCTCTACCGCTCCATGCAGCTCTTTTTTCAAAATGGGGGCAGCACCTGCTATATTGTCTCAGTAGGAGATTACAGCCAGGATGTGGAGGCAGATAAGTTACGGGCAGGAATCAAAGAACTGCTTAAGGAACAAGAACCCACTATGGTGGTGATTCCTGAGGCTGTTCTCTTGGACAAGGACAACTGTATTTCTGTGCAACAGGCTGCCTTGGCTCATTGCGGGGGCAAAATGCGAAACCGTATTACCATCCTGGATATCTATGATGGCTGGAAAGATCGAAACCACCCTGACGGTAATTGTATAGACGAGTTCCGTAATGCTCTAGGCATCAATTATCTGGATTTTGCTACTGCCTATTATCCCTGGCTCAACACCACTATTGTCCAGGACAACGAGTTGGGCTACGTCAATTTTGACGAAAAAGAAGAGTTAATGCGGTTAATCCGGGAAGAGCTCAAGCTGCCAGAAGATTTAGACAAAGGCTCGGTAAAAGAGCAACAACAGAATAAGGCTATTCAGAGCATCGGTTACACTGATGAAGAATGGCAGAAACAGATTGCTCAAGATACCGACAAAGAAGCTTCTGATATTACAGAAGATGAGATAGAGCAACATAAGGTACTGTTGAACAAAAGTCTGATCGCCATGAGCCCGGCCTTTAACAGCCTTCTTGCGGAGATGAAAAGTCAGTTAAATCTCCTCCCCCCTGCCGCTGCTATGGCTGGCATCTATACCATGGTGGATAATTCCCGAGGGGTCTGGAAGGCCCCGGCTAATGTCAGTCTGAATGCTGTAATCTCACCTACTGTCAATATCACCCATGACGACCAGGAAGACCTCAACGTCACCACTCAGGGTAAGTCAATTAACGCTATTCGACCTTTTATCGGTGAAGGCACCTTGGTCTGGGGTGCCCGAACCTTAGACGGGAACAGCCTGGACTGGCGCTATGTCAATGTACGCCGGACCATGATCATGCTGGAGGAATCTATACGATTGGCATCCAAGGCCTATGTATTTGAAAATAATACCGCTAACACCTGGGTGACCATAAAAAGTATGATCTCGAATTTTCTCACCGGAATCTGGAAACGAGGAGGACTTGCAGGAGCAGCACCGGCAGATGCCTTTAGTGTCCATGTTGGTCTGGGGGACACCATGACTCCTGAGGACATCCTGGAAGGTATCATGCGAATCACAGTACTGGTTGCTCTGATCAGACCCGCTGAATTTATCGAGATAACTTTCCAGCAGCAAATGCAAAAATCCTGA
- a CDS encoding phage tail protein: MFNLKKSGKNKKNTPKDQSYPPVAFYFKVIIGGEQNSDNSFQEVSGLNMELETEDLAEGGENRFVHHLPKTTKHPNLVVKRGIAPKSSKLIKWCKETLESDFSSRFKLKPVDVHLLNEQGKVLYSWSITNALPVSWEIEAFNATKNDVAIEKIEFKYSTLKRAT, from the coding sequence ATGTTTAATTTAAAAAAATCAGGTAAGAACAAAAAAAACACGCCAAAGGATCAGTCCTACCCCCCAGTTGCTTTCTACTTCAAGGTAATCATTGGTGGGGAGCAAAATTCTGATAATTCTTTTCAGGAGGTCTCAGGCCTTAATATGGAGCTGGAAACCGAAGACCTGGCTGAAGGAGGAGAAAACAGATTTGTTCATCACCTCCCCAAAACAACCAAACATCCAAACTTGGTCGTAAAACGTGGAATTGCTCCCAAAAGCTCAAAGCTCATTAAATGGTGCAAGGAGACCTTGGAATCGGATTTCAGTAGCCGTTTCAAACTCAAGCCGGTTGACGTCCACCTGTTAAATGAACAAGGGAAAGTATTGTACAGCTGGTCAATTACCAACGCCTTACCGGTGAGCTGGGAGATAGAGGCTTTTAATGCGACCAAAAATGATGTGGCTATAGAAAAGATCGAATTTAAATACAGCACGTTAAAAAGGGCTACGTAA
- a CDS encoding LysM peptidoglycan-binding domain-containing protein, with protein MGGQSQAGKLEKMTITPCKVDDEGNITAQADSKSMKVMINPSSFTHNLTISYSQKEALGANGEDLKFKNIKPDTVSFELVFDGTGVVPNATDTVKDQVDQLKKIVYQYDGKEHQPTPVRLTWGSFLFFGRLDSLNLEYTLFKPSGDPLRAKTKLSFSKYMSKEEQALRKNNSSPDLTHTIVVKAGDTLPLLCYKVYKDSSYYPEVARINGLNNLHTLQPGQRLQFPPLR; from the coding sequence ATGGGAGGACAGAGCCAAGCGGGCAAGCTGGAAAAAATGACGATCACTCCTTGCAAAGTGGACGACGAAGGTAATATCACTGCTCAAGCTGACAGTAAAAGTATGAAGGTGATGATTAACCCCTCCTCCTTTACCCACAATCTCACAATATCCTATAGTCAAAAAGAAGCATTGGGAGCAAACGGAGAAGACTTAAAGTTCAAAAATATCAAGCCGGATACCGTGAGCTTTGAGCTGGTGTTTGATGGCACCGGAGTTGTTCCGAACGCTACCGACACTGTTAAAGACCAAGTAGACCAACTCAAAAAAATAGTATATCAATATGATGGCAAAGAGCATCAACCAACACCAGTTCGTCTGACGTGGGGCAGCTTCCTGTTTTTCGGCAGGCTTGATTCATTAAATTTGGAATACACCCTATTCAAGCCCAGCGGAGATCCCTTACGAGCGAAGACAAAGCTCTCATTCAGTAAATACATGAGTAAGGAAGAGCAGGCCTTACGCAAAAATAATTCTTCTCCTGATCTTACTCACACCATCGTTGTCAAAGCCGGGGACACCTTGCCCCTACTCTGCTATAAGGTCTATAAAGATTCATCTTATTATCCAGAAGTAGCTCGGATCAATGGGCTGAATAACTTGCACACCCTTCAGCCTGGTCAGCGATTACAATTTCCTCCGTTGCGATGA
- a CDS encoding DUF4255 domain-containing protein, producing MIDTSITVIADRLNQYLKNVFDLSEDVVVVSNILEQDGSLAAHIDNKVVVFLVNIEKESIMGHQPELRSAGASRNPSAYPPLRLNLYLMFAASFGGKNYPESLKFISQTVSFFQRSPVFDHQTTPELDDRVEKLVLDMENISFRDLSSLWGVLSGKYLPSVLYKVRMLTFHTGDIKKAVSSIQDTDGSVRGR from the coding sequence ATGATAGACACTTCCATTACAGTCATTGCTGATCGTTTGAATCAATACCTAAAAAATGTCTTCGATTTGTCAGAAGACGTTGTTGTTGTCTCCAATATTCTGGAACAAGATGGGTCTCTTGCTGCTCATATCGATAACAAGGTCGTTGTCTTTCTCGTGAATATTGAAAAAGAAAGTATCATGGGGCACCAACCGGAGCTCAGGTCTGCCGGGGCCAGCCGTAATCCCTCAGCCTACCCTCCCCTTCGCCTCAACCTCTATCTTATGTTCGCAGCCAGTTTTGGTGGAAAAAACTACCCTGAGTCGCTCAAGTTTATTTCGCAAACGGTTTCCTTTTTTCAGCGGAGCCCAGTCTTTGATCATCAAACGACCCCTGAGTTGGATGACAGGGTAGAAAAATTGGTTTTGGATATGGAAAATATCTCTTTCCGTGACTTAAGCAGCCTTTGGGGCGTGTTAAGCGGCAAGTATTTGCCTTCAGTATTATACAAGGTGAGGATGCTGACCTTTCACACCGGTGATATCAAAAAAGCTGTTTCGTCCATCCAGGATACAGATGGCTCTGTACGAGGAAGATAA
- a CDS encoding DUF5908 family protein, with product MGIDIKKLVIKTVIEPQSAPQQQPQQYQDLEYLKAQLLSQCRQMIQDTLRREKER from the coding sequence ATGGGTATCGATATAAAAAAGCTGGTGATAAAAACTGTGATAGAGCCGCAGAGTGCCCCTCAACAACAGCCCCAGCAATACCAGGATCTTGAGTATTTGAAGGCACAGCTTCTCAGTCAATGTCGTCAGATGATTCAGGATACGTTGCGACGGGAGAAGGAGCGATAG
- a CDS encoding phage tail protein, with protein MAEDGSAQSTDAKTGWPLPKFHFQVKWDDKEMSFQEVSGLDVEAQPIEYRAGDNPVFSTLKMPGLKKYGNITMKKGIFKSDNKFWDWFNEIKMNVIKRVPVTISLLDEEGSPTMVWTLTNAWPTKITGTDLKSDGNEVAVESIEIAHEGLTIANG; from the coding sequence ATGGCTGAAGACGGATCTGCACAATCAACAGACGCCAAAACCGGATGGCCTTTACCGAAGTTTCATTTTCAGGTCAAATGGGATGATAAGGAGATGTCCTTTCAGGAAGTTTCCGGCCTTGATGTTGAAGCCCAGCCCATTGAATATCGTGCTGGCGACAACCCGGTCTTCTCAACCCTGAAAATGCCAGGCCTGAAGAAATACGGCAATATCACCATGAAAAAAGGTATCTTTAAATCCGACAATAAATTCTGGGACTGGTTCAATGAGATAAAAATGAACGTCATAAAAAGAGTCCCTGTAACAATCAGCCTGCTGGATGAAGAAGGCAGCCCAACGATGGTCTGGACCCTAACCAATGCCTGGCCAACCAAGATTACAGGGACTGATTTAAAGTCTGACGGCAATGAGGTAGCTGTTGAAAGCATTGAAATAGCCCATGAAGGGCTGACTATTGCAAATGGTTAA